In Arthrobacter citreus, a single genomic region encodes these proteins:
- a CDS encoding fumarate hydratase — protein MQNIQESIYQLIVETSTNLPKDVRKAIRQAKANETAGTRSAIALETITNNIMMAENDVSPICQDTGMPTFKVKTPVGVNQLVIKEAIYAAIEQATKDGKLRSNSVDSLFGKNSGNNLGPGTPVVKFEQHESDYIDIRLILKGGGCENKNIQYSLPCELEGLGKAGRDLDGIRKCILHSVYQAQGQGCSAGFIGVGIGGDRTSGYELAKDQLFRLTEDENPIPELKAMEDYILENANKLGVGTMGFGGETTLLGCKIGVMNRLPASFFVSVAYNCWAFRRLGMKINPETGEVSEWIYRDGEEISFTNEAADTAEAPREVKLVAPITEEQIRDLKVGDVVSISGMMYTGRDAIHHHLKDHDCPVDLNGQIIYHCGPVVLKDEEGKYHIKAAGPTTSIREEPYQGDIMKKFGIRAVIGKGGMGAKTLKALEEHGGVYLNAIGGAAQYYSQCIKEVKDVNYLEFGIPEAMWHLQVEDFKAVVTMDSHGNSLHQDVDKSSLEKLATMAEKVF, from the coding sequence ATGCAAAACATACAGGAAAGTATTTATCAATTAATCGTTGAGACATCAACGAATCTACCAAAGGACGTACGTAAAGCAATCAGACAAGCTAAAGCAAATGAAACTGCTGGAACTAGAAGTGCCATTGCGTTGGAAACGATTACAAATAATATTATGATGGCTGAAAACGATGTTTCACCAATTTGCCAAGATACTGGTATGCCAACGTTTAAAGTAAAAACTCCAGTTGGTGTAAACCAGCTTGTGATAAAAGAAGCAATTTATGCTGCAATTGAACAAGCTACTAAAGATGGTAAGCTTCGTTCGAACTCTGTAGATTCTTTATTTGGTAAAAACAGCGGAAATAACTTAGGACCGGGTACTCCTGTTGTGAAATTTGAGCAACATGAGAGCGATTATATCGATATTCGTCTAATCTTAAAAGGTGGCGGATGTGAAAATAAAAATATCCAATACAGCTTACCATGTGAACTTGAAGGTCTTGGTAAAGCAGGTCGTGATTTAGACGGTATCCGTAAATGTATTTTACACAGCGTATACCAAGCACAAGGACAAGGCTGTAGCGCAGGCTTCATCGGTGTTGGTATCGGTGGAGACCGTACAAGCGGTTATGAGCTTGCAAAAGATCAACTATTCCGTTTAACTGAAGATGAAAATCCAATTCCAGAGCTTAAAGCAATGGAAGATTATATTTTGGAAAATGCAAACAAGCTTGGCGTAGGAACAATGGGCTTTGGTGGAGAGACAACATTACTTGGTTGTAAAATCGGCGTAATGAACCGTCTACCTGCAAGCTTCTTTGTATCAGTAGCGTATAACTGCTGGGCATTCCGTCGTTTAGGTATGAAAATTAATCCTGAGACTGGCGAAGTTTCAGAATGGATCTATCGTGATGGTGAGGAAATTAGCTTTACAAATGAAGCTGCGGATACTGCAGAAGCACCTCGTGAAGTGAAATTAGTAGCGCCAATTACTGAAGAACAAATTCGTGATTTAAAAGTTGGAGATGTAGTTTCGATTAGTGGAATGATGTACACTGGCCGTGACGCAATTCACCATCATTTAAAAGACCATGACTGTCCAGTAGACTTAAATGGTCAAATTATTTACCACTGTGGACCTGTTGTATTAAAAGATGAAGAAGGCAAATATCACATTAAAGCAGCTGGTCCAACAACAAGTATTCGTGAGGAGCCATACCAAGGCGATATCATGAAAAAATTCGGCATTCGCGCTGTAATTGGTAAAGGCGGAATGGGTGCAAAAACATTAAAAGCATTAGAAGAGCACGGCGGTGTTTACTTAAATGCAATTGGTGGAGCAGCACAATATTACTCACAATGTATTAAAGAAGTAAAAGATGTAAACTATTTAGAATTCGGAATTCCAGAAGCAATGTGGCACTTACAAGTTGAAGATTTCAAAGCAGTTGTAACAATGGATTCTCACGGTAACTCATTGCATCAAGATGTAGATAAGAGCTCACTTGAGAAATTAGCTACTATGGCTGAGAAGGTATTTTAA
- the yfkAB gene encoding radical SAM/CxCxxxxC motif protein YfkAB, whose amino-acid sequence MKNLLQQITPTYDPWEAYLDVEEYGKNILTNVEFTTTTICNMRCEHCAVGYTLQPKDPNPLPIELVLNRLEEIEKLRCISITGGEPMLSNKMLNGYVVPLLKYAHERGVRTQINSNLTLDFERYEKIIPYLDVLHISHNWGTVDEFVEAGFAMMDRKPTYEQRAKLFENMIENSRRLAEAGVMVSAETMLNKRTLPYLEKIHRQIIDEMKCQRHEVHPMYASDFASTLEVLTKDELRKAISTLLDVRDENIWMLFGTLPFYPCSDDQKDLDIIQRLYNSKNVTLRNDPDGRSRLNVNVFDGSIIVTDFGDVPHLGNIQTHTLQEAYDTWSLSKTAKELSCHCPAVKCLGPNILVKNSYYRDTDFTGRSSKL is encoded by the coding sequence ATGAAAAATTTATTACAACAAATAACACCTACATATGACCCTTGGGAAGCATATTTGGATGTTGAAGAGTATGGTAAAAACATATTAACAAATGTAGAATTTACAACAACAACAATATGTAATATGCGATGCGAGCATTGTGCTGTCGGATATACTTTACAACCGAAGGATCCAAATCCATTACCGATTGAGCTAGTACTAAATCGCTTAGAAGAGATCGAAAAGCTTCGTTGCATTAGTATTACCGGCGGAGAGCCGATGCTTTCTAATAAAATGCTGAACGGTTACGTAGTGCCATTATTAAAGTATGCCCATGAGCGCGGTGTCCGAACTCAAATTAATTCAAATCTAACATTAGATTTTGAAAGATATGAAAAAATCATTCCTTATTTAGACGTACTACATATCTCACATAACTGGGGAACAGTTGACGAATTCGTTGAAGCAGGATTTGCCATGATGGATCGCAAGCCAACATATGAGCAACGTGCAAAATTATTTGAAAACATGATTGAAAACAGTCGCCGTCTTGCTGAAGCTGGCGTTATGGTATCTGCTGAAACAATGCTAAATAAACGTACTCTTCCATACTTAGAAAAAATTCATCGTCAAATTATTGATGAAATGAAATGTCAAAGGCACGAAGTACACCCTATGTATGCGAGTGATTTCGCTAGTACATTAGAAGTTTTAACGAAGGATGAATTACGTAAAGCAATCTCTACTTTACTAGATGTCCGCGATGAAAACATTTGGATGCTATTTGGTACTCTGCCATTTTATCCATGTAGCGATGATCAGAAGGATTTAGACATTATTCAAAGACTATATAATAGTAAAAATGTAACACTACGAAATGATCCTGACGGACGTTCTCGCTTAAATGTAAATGTATTTGATGGAAGCATTATCGTAACTGACTTTGGTGATGTACCTCATCTTGGTAATATTCAAACTCATACACTTCAGGAAGCTTATGATACTTGGTCATTATCAAAAACTGCAAAAGAACTAAGCTGTCATTGTCCAGCAGTTAAATGTTTAGGGCCTAATATTCTAGTGAAGAATAGCTACTATCGTGATACTGATTTTACTGGTAGAAGTTCAAAACTTTAA
- a CDS encoding pyridoxamine 5'-phosphate oxidase family protein, producing the protein MIQQNIMKVLKAKQLGLFTTIREDFPHSCYMIFFFKGLTPYIATNKNSQKIDDIKNNPNVHILLGHDGDRLDDNFVEMFAKAEIIENPSAEEKVWTEELSKWLEGPEDPNYVLIQMNPVKIGYVEKAGTEPNFIKL; encoded by the coding sequence ATGATTCAACAAAATATTATGAAGGTATTAAAAGCGAAGCAATTAGGTCTATTTACGACCATTCGCGAAGACTTTCCACATAGCTGCTACATGATATTTTTCTTTAAAGGCCTAACACCTTATATCGCTACTAATAAGAATTCACAAAAAATAGATGATATAAAAAATAATCCAAATGTACATATACTACTAGGCCACGACGGAGATCGATTAGACGACAACTTTGTAGAAATGTTTGCAAAGGCCGAAATAATTGAAAATCCAAGTGCCGAAGAAAAAGTTTGGACTGAAGAATTGTCTAAATGGCTAGAAGGTCCAGAAGACCCTAACTATGTTCTAATTCAAATGAATCCTGTTAAAATCGGCTATGTAGAAAAAGCCGGCACAGAACCTAATTTCATTAAACTGTAA
- a CDS encoding membrane protein gives MLIRIVFYLIGLLFLTLGISLAIKAELGASAWDALAVGESKTFGLSVGNWIIINSSVLLFINAFLQKKRPDWLAAITFILIGRFLDFWLTVESEHLFDANIITRYIQLVLAILSMTIGIAIYLQAKFPLSPIDDLMISLSKRFGVSLGVAKTIGEVFALVLAFLLKGPIGIGTVVITFSIGPILQKIRVPIEKLYNKLSS, from the coding sequence ATATTAATACGCATTGTATTTTATTTAATTGGATTACTATTTTTAACTTTAGGAATTAGTTTAGCGATAAAAGCTGAACTTGGTGCAAGTGCATGGGATGCGCTAGCAGTCGGCGAATCGAAAACATTCGGTTTATCTGTAGGGAATTGGATTATCATTAACTCGTCAGTACTTTTATTTATTAATGCCTTTTTACAAAAAAAACGACCTGATTGGCTTGCAGCAATTACGTTTATATTAATTGGTCGGTTTCTAGATTTTTGGTTAACAGTTGAGTCAGAACATTTATTTGATGCAAATATTATTACTAGATACATCCAACTCGTACTAGCTATTTTAAGCATGACAATTGGTATTGCTATTTATTTACAAGCAAAGTTTCCATTAAGTCCAATTGATGATTTAATGATTTCACTCAGTAAACGATTTGGCGTAAGCTTAGGCGTAGCTAAAACGATTGGGGAAGTGTTTGCCCTAGTATTGGCATTTCTTCTAAAAGGTCCAATTGGAATCGGTACTGTAGTAATTACTTTCAGTATCGGGCCAATACTACAAAAAATTAGAGTTCCAATTGAAAAGCTTTATAATAAGCTAAGTTCATAA
- a CDS encoding VanZ family protein translates to MEFHMQKNSSINTVIKYWLPVILIAGIIFYSSATPYEKQDIRPEISHMTFLYDMMEHFDFVHFNYAGEEVSIKSLGVPGFTEFFIRKLSHFTIYLLLAFFTIRLSRLYFKRYYLVGILIAAIYSMGDEFHQSFTAGRTPLVQDVVIDCIGAMVGACLYYLINKRHNARVQKTIRV, encoded by the coding sequence ATGGAGTTTCATATGCAGAAAAATAGTTCTATTAACACTGTAATCAAATATTGGTTACCAGTTATTCTAATAGCCGGTATTATATTCTATTCTTCGGCTACACCGTACGAAAAGCAAGACATAAGACCAGAAATCAGTCATATGACATTCCTATATGACATGATGGAGCATTTCGACTTTGTTCACTTTAATTATGCTGGAGAAGAGGTAAGTATCAAAAGCTTGGGAGTCCCAGGATTTACAGAATTCTTTATCCGAAAACTCTCCCACTTCACCATTTACCTACTACTAGCATTTTTTACAATAAGACTATCAAGACTTTATTTCAAAAGATATTACCTAGTAGGAATTCTTATCGCAGCCATCTACTCAATGGGCGACGAATTCCACCAATCATTTACAGCGGGTCGTACGCCGCTAGTTCAAGATGTCGTGATTGATTGCATCGGTGCAATGGTCGGAGCTTGTTTGTATTATCTTATTAATAAAAGGCATAATGCTAGAGTACAGAAAACCATTAGAGTTTAA
- a CDS encoding glycosyltransferase, which produces MEKAKISIVVVAHNHEDVLKDCLNSLLGQSLTDLQIIVIDNGSTDNSKKLIEEYSNSHKNFQSLSIDFTAKNKARNIGLQEAIGEFIAFIDADDIVNSSSYEKLYDGATKANAEIALGNIQLFNGTRKWEHHDLKSIFKKDLPQIRQFDQQPELLLNPSIKNMIIKRSILSDNQIQFNENITEQQDLLFTQQSFICSNKVYVTSDIVINVRDLTNSDVIKQTSTLDFFNDLLITQTELLNYYKLKDVTSHYAHIEKKLWDYYLTSLLTKAYYFPSEQFDELLTISSDFANNMSENQIEHNTSKISKVFYTIFVNKVSEEFNLLMRLLSDRTLQKGAVKIEGNYYHYFAKYFPNYKEYLEIKAFNLYQKIEILSLREDRLQVGGFAFIEEINNDDSIKEIQFTNKSNGQVITVTLETLERSDLSYLFSKNSINYNDGGYKTTTIELSEILPDGDYEVSISVTVEDITIKKPLHIFYFSTKANSKPATTKTHSIVPYFPKKNLHIRIKKTGLLGRLKTKIQKSFRDLVYEFGLLVLRREWKSFLIFFLYRLTNRHYRNKHIWLIGERKDTAQDNSYHLFKYIQKNNLRENCYYLIDKNAKDYEHIKEFGNIVQYGSIKHTLYLLTCDKTINAYSERANMYTHEYLQVLKCHPEWQQNQKILIQHGVIGVSRVNHVLNKNRMGYSLFIVSSDFEKDHIVNEFGYAENEVAVTGLARWDALENTGNGKTILIMPTWRNWNKSTQQLMNSEYFNRYLSLLSNPDLHQILEDNDLNIIFYPHYQTQVYMKDVPDFHKRIKVIRQGEETVQSLLKRSDLLITDYSTVSFDFSYMEKPVIFYQFDYKRFYYEHYNQGPITQELLFGEVVLEEEQVLNGIKKFANKDQQFLENTVENPFVIKTSKQHAKLNYEAIANR; this is translated from the coding sequence ATGGAAAAAGCAAAAATAAGTATAGTCGTTGTCGCACATAATCATGAAGATGTCTTAAAAGATTGCCTTAACAGTTTACTAGGTCAATCATTAACTGATCTTCAAATTATCGTGATTGACAACGGTTCAACAGATAATAGTAAAAAATTAATTGAAGAATACTCAAATTCACATAAAAATTTCCAATCCTTATCAATCGATTTTACGGCAAAAAATAAAGCACGTAACATAGGCTTACAAGAGGCTATTGGTGAATTTATTGCCTTTATCGATGCAGATGATATTGTAAATTCTTCATCTTATGAAAAACTATATGACGGTGCTACTAAAGCAAATGCTGAGATCGCTTTAGGAAATATCCAATTATTCAATGGTACAAGAAAATGGGAGCACCATGACTTAAAATCCATTTTCAAAAAAGATTTACCGCAAATACGCCAATTTGACCAACAGCCAGAACTTCTTTTAAATCCTTCTATTAAAAATATGATTATCAAAAGAAGCATATTGAGCGACAATCAAATACAATTTAATGAGAATATAACTGAACAACAAGATTTATTATTTACTCAACAATCCTTTATTTGTTCGAATAAAGTTTATGTCACTTCAGATATCGTCATTAATGTGAGAGATTTAACGAATAGCGATGTTATTAAACAAACTAGTACTTTAGATTTTTTTAATGACCTTCTTATTACTCAAACAGAATTACTGAACTATTATAAATTAAAAGATGTTACCTCTCATTACGCTCATATTGAGAAAAAATTATGGGATTATTATTTAACATCTTTATTAACTAAAGCGTACTACTTCCCTTCTGAGCAGTTCGATGAATTATTAACGATTTCATCTGACTTTGCTAATAACATGTCAGAAAATCAAATAGAACATAATACTTCTAAAATTAGTAAAGTATTCTATACGATATTTGTTAATAAAGTTTCAGAAGAATTTAATTTACTAATGCGCCTATTATCTGATCGAACATTACAAAAAGGTGCAGTGAAAATTGAAGGAAACTATTATCACTACTTTGCAAAATATTTTCCAAATTATAAAGAATACCTAGAAATAAAAGCATTTAACCTATATCAAAAAATTGAAATCCTTTCATTACGTGAAGATCGCTTACAAGTAGGTGGCTTTGCCTTTATTGAGGAAATTAATAATGATGATTCTATTAAAGAAATACAGTTTACGAATAAGTCAAACGGACAAGTCATTACAGTTACGCTTGAAACACTTGAACGTTCAGATTTATCTTACTTATTCTCAAAAAATAGTATCAATTATAACGATGGTGGCTATAAAACAACGACGATTGAATTAAGTGAAATTTTACCAGATGGTGATTATGAAGTTTCAATCTCGGTAACAGTCGAAGATATCACGATAAAAAAACCACTTCATATATTTTATTTTTCAACAAAAGCAAATTCAAAACCAGCAACAACTAAAACACACAGCATAGTCCCATATTTTCCAAAGAAGAATTTGCATATTCGAATTAAAAAAACAGGCCTATTAGGAAGATTAAAAACAAAAATACAAAAATCCTTCCGTGATTTAGTCTATGAATTTGGTTTACTCGTGCTAAGAAGAGAATGGAAATCCTTCCTTATCTTTTTCTTATACCGCTTAACAAACAGGCACTATCGAAATAAACATATTTGGTTAATTGGAGAAAGAAAAGATACAGCACAAGATAATTCGTATCATTTATTCAAGTATATACAGAAAAATAATCTAAGAGAAAACTGTTACTATTTAATCGATAAAAATGCTAAAGATTATGAACATATAAAGGAATTCGGAAACATCGTACAATATGGAAGTATAAAGCATACACTTTACTTATTAACTTGTGATAAAACAATTAATGCATATTCCGAGCGTGCTAACATGTACACGCATGAATACCTACAAGTTTTAAAATGCCATCCTGAATGGCAGCAAAATCAAAAAATCCTTATTCAACATGGCGTAATTGGAGTTAGTAGAGTAAACCATGTACTAAATAAAAATCGAATGGGCTATTCATTATTTATTGTTTCATCTGATTTTGAAAAAGATCATATCGTGAACGAATTTGGATATGCCGAAAATGAAGTTGCCGTAACTGGACTAGCTAGATGGGACGCCCTTGAAAATACAGGTAATGGGAAAACGATTCTAATTATGCCAACGTGGAGAAACTGGAATAAAAGTACTCAGCAATTAATGAACTCTGAATACTTTAACCGTTACTTATCTTTACTTAGTAATCCTGATTTACACCAAATTTTAGAAGATAACGATTTAAATATTATTTTCTATCCACATTACCAAACTCAGGTGTATATGAAAGATGTTCCAGATTTCCATAAACGAATCAAAGTAATCCGTCAAGGTGAAGAAACCGTTCAATCACTTTTAAAACGATCCGATTTATTAATCACTGATTACTCAACAGTTTCGTTTGACTTTTCATACATGGAAAAACCAGTTATTTTCTATCAATTTGACTATAAACGATTCTATTATGAACACTATAACCAAGGCCCAATCACACAAGAATTACTTTTTGGAGAAGTTGTATTAGAAGAAGAACAAGTTCTTAACGGAATTAAAAAATTCGCAAATAAGGACCAACAATTCTTAGAAAATACAGTCGAAAATCCTTTCGTAATTAAAACGTCTAAACAACACGCAAAATTAAACTACGAGGCAATCGCAAACCGATAA
- a CDS encoding DNA-3-methyladenine glycosylase 2 family protein — protein MWKEEVALETPYQWEEVLKRLEHEPTFTVHSAEKRLSIPLYIEGEHTVVKVKKIDDAPVRFEVISEHVDKAKILDEIATILQWQTEFEELHHHLRQTTISPLIDLFGHTPITVSNDPFACLITCIIHQQIQRTFAIQVTKRFVRMYGERIGNAWFFPSPEKIAMLTIDELRDLQLSTRKAEYMIGIAKAWSEGDLSHQDYRTLSSEEISKELIKLKGVGPWTVENFLLFGLGRKDIFPVGDVGIQIALQKLLNLDEKPSKEIMEYVKEQVSPFGSYAALYLWKSIE, from the coding sequence ATGTGGAAGGAAGAGGTTGCTTTAGAAACTCCATATCAATGGGAAGAGGTTTTAAAGAGATTAGAGCATGAGCCAACATTTACAGTGCATTCTGCTGAAAAGCGGTTAAGCATTCCACTTTATATTGAGGGAGAGCATACAGTTGTAAAGGTTAAGAAAATAGATGATGCTCCGGTTCGATTTGAAGTTATTAGTGAACATGTAGATAAAGCTAAAATTCTCGATGAAATTGCTACGATTTTGCAATGGCAAACTGAATTTGAAGAGTTACATCATCATTTAAGACAAACTACTATATCGCCTCTAATAGACCTTTTTGGACATACACCAATCACTGTTTCTAATGATCCTTTCGCCTGTTTAATTACATGTATTATTCATCAGCAAATTCAGCGTACTTTTGCGATTCAAGTCACAAAGCGCTTTGTTCGAATGTATGGTGAGAGAATTGGTAATGCGTGGTTTTTTCCTTCGCCAGAGAAAATTGCCATGTTAACGATTGATGAGTTAAGAGATTTGCAGCTTAGTACTAGAAAAGCTGAATATATGATCGGCATTGCTAAAGCGTGGAGTGAAGGAGATTTGAGTCACCAAGATTATCGAACATTATCTTCAGAGGAAATTTCAAAGGAGTTAATTAAGCTAAAAGGGGTAGGTCCTTGGACGGTTGAAAACTTCTTATTATTTGGTTTAGGAAGAAAAGATATTTTCCCAGTTGGTGATGTTGGCATTCAAATCGCACTTCAAAAGCTTTTAAATTTAGATGAAAAGCCTTCAAAAGAAATAATGGAGTATGTTAAAGAGCAGGTTTCACCGTTTGGAAGCTACGCTGCTCTGTATCTTTGGAAGAGCATAGAATAA
- the cax gene encoding calcium/proton exchanger: MAHRLFFIVTFIGVPLSVIGSLMHWNEILLFIIYCVTIIALAGIMGRATESLAIAAGPRIGGLLNATFGNAVELIIAIFALQNGLSEVVLASLTGSVIGNLLLVGGLSFFVGGLKYKRQSFNVYDARHNSGLLIFAVVLAFVIPEIFSVKMTPNETMTLSVGVSIVLMILYLAALLFKLVTHRGVYVAKNQEIVEEHEEAEWGTTKAMIVLALATIAVGYVSEKLVHTFTTVGDKFGWTELFIGIIVVAIVGNAAEHASAIVMAFKNKVGVSVEIAVGSSLQIAMFVAPVLVICSLFIGERMPLIFSMPELVSMITSVFLTIAIMNDGDTNWFEGLTLLAAYFIMGIGFYLL; this comes from the coding sequence ATGGCTCATCGTTTGTTTTTTATTGTTACTTTTATCGGTGTTCCATTATCGGTAATTGGGAGCTTGATGCATTGGAATGAAATTCTTTTATTTATCATTTACTGTGTAACGATTATTGCATTAGCTGGCATTATGGGAAGAGCGACAGAGAGCTTAGCGATCGCAGCTGGCCCACGAATTGGGGGACTTTTAAATGCGACATTTGGTAATGCGGTAGAGTTAATTATTGCGATATTTGCATTGCAAAACGGGTTATCAGAAGTAGTTTTGGCATCGTTAACGGGTTCTGTTATTGGAAATTTACTTCTTGTAGGTGGTCTATCGTTTTTTGTAGGGGGATTAAAGTATAAGCGTCAAAGCTTTAATGTTTATGATGCGAGGCATAATTCAGGTTTACTAATTTTTGCAGTTGTACTAGCCTTTGTCATTCCAGAAATTTTTTCAGTAAAGATGACCCCGAATGAAACGATGACGCTTAGTGTAGGGGTTTCGATTGTTTTAATGATTTTATATTTAGCGGCATTATTATTTAAATTAGTTACGCATCGTGGAGTTTATGTTGCAAAAAATCAAGAGATTGTAGAGGAACATGAAGAAGCTGAGTGGGGAACAACGAAAGCTATGATTGTTTTAGCTTTAGCTACTATAGCAGTGGGCTATGTTTCTGAGAAGCTTGTTCATACATTTACGACCGTCGGCGATAAATTTGGATGGACTGAGTTATTTATCGGTATTATCGTTGTTGCGATCGTTGGTAATGCTGCTGAGCATGCGTCTGCAATTGTGATGGCATTTAAAAATAAAGTAGGGGTTTCAGTGGAAATCGCTGTTGGTTCTTCACTACAAATTGCAATGTTTGTAGCACCAGTGTTAGTTATTTGCTCATTATTTATAGGTGAGAGAATGCCTTTAATTTTCTCTATGCCTGAATTGGTTTCTATGATTACATCTGTATTTTTAACAATTGCTATTATGAACGATGGTGATACGAACTGGTTTGAAGGGCTAACTTTATTAGCGGCCTATTTTATCATGGGGATCGGTTTCTATTTATTATAA
- the pdaA gene encoding delta-lactam-biosynthetic de-N-acetylase — translation MLVFPSTTFAYSNTPHGWGIVRAKNEVPPDAGEQLNKLLSNTGSVYLGDTTKKDVYLTFDNGYENGFTPKFLDVLKKHGVHATFFITGHYIKENPELVKRMVNEGHIVGNHSWSHPDMTTIGDQKIVEELEQVKMAYQELTGRTDMKYFRPARGVFSERTLKLVNKEGYENIFWSLAYVDWKVDQQRGWKYAYDNVMDLIHPGAVILMHTVSKDNAEAMDAIITGLHKRGYRFGSLDELMMERSGFDPNFYLPKK, via the coding sequence TTGTTAGTGTTTCCTAGTACTACTTTTGCTTATAGTAATACGCCACATGGCTGGGGGATTGTTCGTGCGAAGAATGAGGTTCCGCCAGATGCTGGTGAGCAGCTTAATAAATTGTTATCTAATACGGGGTCAGTGTATTTAGGTGATACTACGAAAAAGGATGTTTATTTAACTTTTGACAATGGTTATGAAAATGGGTTTACGCCGAAGTTTTTAGATGTTTTAAAGAAGCATGGTGTTCATGCGACTTTTTTCATAACGGGTCATTATATTAAGGAGAATCCTGAGCTAGTAAAACGGATGGTAAATGAGGGGCATATAGTTGGAAATCATTCGTGGAGTCATCCTGATATGACAACGATTGGTGATCAGAAGATTGTTGAGGAATTGGAACAAGTTAAAATGGCTTACCAAGAATTAACTGGCCGAACAGATATGAAATATTTTAGACCTGCACGCGGGGTTTTTAGTGAGCGTACTTTGAAGTTGGTCAATAAAGAGGGGTATGAAAATATTTTTTGGTCATTGGCATATGTTGATTGGAAGGTTGATCAGCAAAGAGGTTGGAAATATGCTTATGATAATGTGATGGATTTGATTCATCCAGGAGCGGTTATTTTAATGCATACTGTATCGAAGGATAATGCAGAGGCGATGGATGCGATTATTACCGGTTTACATAAAAGAGGATATCGTTTTGGAAGTTTAGATGAGTTAATGATGGAGAGAAGTGGATTTGATCCTAATTTCTATCTTCCTAAAAAATAA